From one Propionispora hippei DSM 15287 genomic stretch:
- a CDS encoding lactate utilization protein, translating to METVKQWHQAAVGQRVVAALQKNDFDARYVATLAEAADFIMEQVSPGMKVGFGGSMTIKDMGIQDKVQAAGGTVLDHGTPELTREERVAVAREELLSDLYLCSSNAVTLDGRLVNIDGMGNRVSALSFGPKKVIVVLGINKVCQDEAAAFERLETIASPMNNKRLDIPNPCTKTGICMDCQGPTRICRVYSVIRRKPVATDMTVVIVGENGGY from the coding sequence ATGGAAACTGTAAAGCAATGGCATCAGGCGGCTGTCGGCCAGCGGGTTGTGGCGGCGCTGCAGAAAAATGATTTTGACGCCCGGTATGTGGCTACCTTGGCGGAGGCGGCCGATTTCATCATGGAGCAGGTAAGTCCAGGTATGAAGGTGGGATTCGGCGGCTCGATGACTATCAAGGACATGGGCATACAGGATAAGGTGCAGGCTGCCGGCGGCACGGTACTGGATCATGGCACACCGGAGCTGACACGGGAGGAAAGGGTGGCAGTGGCCAGAGAGGAATTGCTTAGCGACCTCTATCTGTGCAGCAGCAATGCGGTTACCTTAGACGGCAGGCTGGTGAACATCGACGGGATGGGAAACCGGGTGAGTGCGCTCAGCTTTGGTCCGAAAAAAGTGATCGTGGTGCTGGGCATCAATAAAGTATGCCAGGATGAAGCGGCAGCTTTTGAACGGCTGGAGACTATTGCTTCGCCCATGAACAACAAACGGCTGGACATCCCCAATCCCTGCACTAAAACCGGGATTTGCATGGACTGTCAGGGGCCCACTCGTATTTGCCGGGTTTATTCGGTCATCAGAAGAAAACCGGTGGCAACGGATATGACAGTGGTCATAGTGGGCGAAAACGGCGGTTATTAA